Proteins from a genomic interval of Dendropsophus ebraccatus isolate aDenEbr1 chromosome 6, aDenEbr1.pat, whole genome shotgun sequence:
- the LOC138795883 gene encoding retinol-binding protein 2-like, with product MPADYNGTWVMEVNDNFEGYMKALDIDFATRKIAAHLTQTKELIQNGNEFKTKTLSTFRNYDLDFTVGVEFEEKTKGLDNRVVMSLVSWDGDKLVCVQKGEKKNRGWTHWIEGDKLYLDLTCEEQVCHQVFKKKN from the exons ATGCCTGCAGACTACAATGGCACCTGGGTCATGGAGGTCAATGACAACTTTGAAGGATACATGAAGGCATTAG ATATTGACTTTGCTACCCGTAAGATCGCGGCTCATCTGACCCAGACCAAAGAATTAATTCAGAATGGAAACGAGTTTAAGACAAAGACCCTCAGCACATTCAGGAACTATGACCTCGACTTCACGGTTGGGGTAGAGTTTGAAGAGAAGACCAAAGGCCTGGACAATCGGGTGGTGATG AGCTTGGTGTCCTGGGATGGAGATAAACTTGTCTGTGTCCAGAAGGGAGAAAAGAAAAACCGTGGATGGACGCACTGGATCGAGGGAGACAAACTTTACTTG GATCTTACATGTGAAGAACAAGTTTGTCATCAGGTTTTCAAAAAGAAGAACTAA